Part of the Notamacropus eugenii isolate mMacEug1 chromosome 5, mMacEug1.pri_v2, whole genome shotgun sequence genome is shown below.
atgaacTAGGCACtgtgtgttttacaaatatgaactcaattgatcctcatgacaatcctatgagggagatgctattatgatctccattttattttattttattttattttttggggaaaactttttattgtagGTGCAGTGAGACAGCTGGACACAGTTtagatgattttgatttttttggcaACATCCAAAGCATCATAGTCTGGAACAAGCTGGATGtaagctttcttctctccatcaggctGGATCAGTGTGTTGACCTTGGCCACATCGATGTCACACAGCTTCTTTACTGCCTGCTTGATCCAATGCTTGTTGGCCTTGACGTCCACGATGAAAACTAGGGTGTTGTTGTCCTCAGTCTTCTTCATAGCAGACTCAGTGGTCAAGAGGAACTTAATGATGGCATAGTGATCAAGCTTGTTTC
Proteins encoded:
- the LOC140506051 gene encoding large ribosomal subunit protein uL23-like, which translates into the protein MALKTKKEAVVPSKTEAKSKALKAKKAVLKGVHSHKKKKIQTSPTFRRPKTLRLRRQPKYPWKSAPRRNKLDHYAIIKFLLTTESAMKKTEDNNTLVFIVDVKANKHWIKQAVKKLCDIDVAKVNTLIQPDGEKKAYIQLVPDYDALDVAKKIKII